In Deinococcus maricopensis DSM 21211, one genomic interval encodes:
- a CDS encoding M48 family metallopeptidase: protein MSHAAPSPLERTLQHLADREAARVRDEFVRGEFEHRSPRLWLADLIVYAVLTLYLTSVLVGLLLAAGVLGAFDWNGMARLWAAIAATVLLGSAWMTRPRFNHPAGQVITDATHPETLRVIRDVAKLLGAPLPQTVLLTADYNAFVTRAGFPSRRVLGLGIPLLYALSPQERVALIAHELAHEVNGDPARSQLLARALHALTVTYAVLHPPTTAHPGPLELLAALLMRALSLAPMGVLWALYSLLGEDRQRAEFRADLLAARASGTPEMLSLLNRLHVSELFDYALHKQKRAPERENAFEEFKHQLEHASPATLEGIRIRIEEHRLRLDDSHPPTTDRVRVVAAHPTAAQYLLPEDVAARMVQELQPHLKDAERAASIAYEEHLNGY from the coding sequence GTGAGCCACGCTGCCCCGTCTCCCCTCGAACGCACCCTGCAACACCTCGCGGACCGCGAAGCCGCACGCGTCCGCGACGAATTCGTGCGGGGTGAATTCGAACACCGCTCCCCACGCCTCTGGCTCGCCGACCTCATCGTGTACGCCGTGCTCACGCTGTACCTCACCTCGGTCCTCGTCGGACTGCTCCTCGCCGCCGGCGTCCTCGGCGCCTTCGACTGGAACGGCATGGCCCGCCTCTGGGCGGCCATTGCCGCCACGGTCCTGCTGGGCAGCGCCTGGATGACCCGCCCACGCTTCAACCACCCCGCCGGGCAGGTCATCACCGACGCCACCCACCCGGAAACCCTCCGCGTCATCCGCGACGTCGCCAAGCTCCTCGGCGCGCCCCTTCCACAGACCGTACTGCTCACCGCCGACTACAACGCGTTCGTGACGCGCGCGGGCTTCCCGTCACGCCGCGTACTGGGCCTGGGCATCCCCCTGCTGTACGCCCTGTCCCCCCAGGAGCGCGTGGCACTGATCGCCCATGAACTCGCGCACGAAGTCAACGGCGACCCCGCGCGCAGCCAGCTACTCGCACGCGCCCTCCATGCCCTCACCGTGACGTACGCCGTCCTGCACCCCCCCACCACTGCCCATCCTGGCCCCCTGGAACTGCTGGCCGCCCTCCTGATGCGCGCCCTGTCCCTCGCCCCAATGGGGGTCCTGTGGGCCCTGTACAGCCTGCTGGGCGAAGACCGTCAGCGCGCGGAGTTCCGGGCGGACCTGCTGGCCGCCCGCGCCAGCGGTACCCCCGAGATGCTCAGCCTGTTGAACCGCCTGCACGTCTCCGAACTGTTCGACTACGCCCTCCACAAGCAGAAACGCGCACCAGAGCGCGAGAACGCCTTCGAGGAATTCAAGCACCAGCTGGAGCACGCCAGCCCCGCCACGCTGGAAGGCATCCGCATCCGCATCGAGGAACACCGCCTACGTCTGGACGACTCGCACCCCCCCACCACCGACCGGGTGCGCGTCGTCGCCGCGCACCCGACAGCCGCCCAGTACCTCCTCCCGGAGGACGTCGCTGCGCGCATGGTGCAAGAACTGCAACCGCACCTCAAGGACGCCGAGCGCGCCGCCAGCATCGCCTACGAGGAACACCTCAACGGCTACTAG
- the rbfA gene encoding 30S ribosome-binding factor RbfA, producing the protein MKPKQIEAQMTRVLSDAIAELRDPRVPLIVTVERVSVTSDYSIARAYVSTIGDIGALLDALVNARGHLQREVARAMNLRRTPMLEFFDANERRL; encoded by the coding sequence ATGAAACCCAAACAGATCGAAGCGCAGATGACGCGCGTCCTGTCCGACGCCATCGCGGAACTCCGCGACCCGCGCGTGCCCCTGATCGTCACCGTCGAGCGCGTGTCGGTCACGTCGGATTACAGTATCGCCCGTGCGTACGTCAGCACCATCGGTGATATCGGCGCGCTGCTGGACGCCCTCGTGAACGCGCGCGGCCACCTGCAGCGTGAGGTGGCGCGCGCGATGAACCTGCGCCGAACGCCCATGCTGGAGTTCTTCGACGCGAACGAACGCCGTCTATGA
- a CDS encoding nucleoside hydrolase: protein MPRSILLDCDPGHDDAIALLTALGSPDLHVLAVTVTHGNAPLERTLHNARALVELAGASTPVYAGATRPLQREPLYAPHIHGESGVGNVRLPEPVRPVASGVAAQAIVDAARAAPGEVTLVATGPLTNVALALQLAPDLPDLLAGTVIMGGGLERGNASAYAEFNFLADPHAARAVLNAGLNPTLFPLNVTHQVRVTRAREAQVRAVGTVAARTSAAFLDDYLTRLEARDVGERAALHDPCTVVSLLQPDAFGVEARRVDVVDEDVDAIGQLVERPGEPNARVALRASEDAVYAVICERLGRLA from the coding sequence ATGCCGCGATCCATCCTGCTCGACTGCGACCCCGGTCATGACGACGCCATTGCCCTGCTGACGGCGCTGGGCAGCCCGGACCTGCACGTGCTGGCCGTGACGGTCACGCACGGGAACGCCCCGCTGGAGCGCACGCTGCACAACGCGCGCGCGCTCGTGGAACTGGCGGGCGCGTCGACGCCCGTGTACGCGGGCGCGACGCGTCCGCTGCAGCGTGAGCCCCTGTACGCGCCGCACATTCACGGGGAGAGCGGCGTGGGGAACGTGCGCCTGCCCGAGCCGGTCCGTCCAGTCGCGTCGGGCGTGGCGGCGCAGGCCATCGTGGACGCAGCGCGCGCCGCACCGGGCGAGGTGACGCTTGTGGCGACCGGGCCGCTCACGAACGTGGCCCTCGCGCTGCAGCTCGCGCCGGACCTGCCGGACCTGCTGGCGGGGACGGTCATCATGGGCGGCGGCCTGGAGCGCGGGAACGCCTCGGCATACGCGGAGTTCAACTTCCTCGCGGACCCGCACGCGGCCCGGGCGGTGCTGAATGCGGGCCTGAACCCGACGCTGTTCCCGCTGAACGTGACGCATCAGGTGCGCGTGACGCGGGCGCGGGAAGCGCAGGTGCGCGCGGTCGGGACGGTCGCGGCGCGCACGTCCGCGGCGTTCCTCGACGATTACCTGACGCGGCTGGAAGCCCGGGACGTGGGGGAGCGCGCCGCGCTGCACGACCCGTGCACGGTCGTGTCGCTGCTCCAGCCGGACGCGTTCGGCGTGGAGGCGCGGCGCGTGGACGTCGTGGACGAGGACGTGGACGCCATCGGGCAGCTGGTGGAGCGGCCGGGCGAGCCGAACGCGCGCGTGGCGCTCCGCGCAAGCGAAGACGCCGTGTACGCCGTGATCTGCGAGCGGCTCGGGCGTCTCGCCTGA
- a CDS encoding class I SAM-dependent methyltransferase translates to MSALTPHSREWYAALAARTGGYVHPWRQTLAGPSGEALFDALLEPLLTPDTRVLEAGCGHGVDAARFAPRVAHWTGYDFTPASLVRAQRDVPGATFVEWDSSSAPIPAGLRGPFDLIVSRRGPTSVIPHLRTLAAPGARVLGVHAGGEAVAARIAGRLALAGLEVATGWSVRVRGHLPTFQDARLHTEFNGGTLTEAEWAARVTADGLPFMEERYVWLARLP, encoded by the coding sequence ATGAGCGCGCTCACCCCTCACTCGCGTGAATGGTACGCGGCGCTGGCCGCGCGGACGGGCGGGTACGTGCACCCGTGGCGGCAGACGCTCGCCGGGCCGAGCGGCGAGGCGCTGTTCGACGCGCTGCTGGAGCCCCTGCTCACGCCGGACACCCGCGTGCTGGAGGCGGGGTGCGGGCACGGCGTGGACGCCGCGCGGTTCGCGCCGCGCGTGGCGCACTGGACCGGGTACGATTTCACGCCCGCGTCGCTGGTGCGGGCGCAGCGTGACGTGCCGGGCGCGACGTTTGTGGAGTGGGATTCGTCGTCGGCGCCGATCCCGGCAGGGCTGCGCGGGCCTTTTGACCTGATCGTGTCGCGGCGCGGACCGACAAGCGTCATTCCGCACCTGCGGACGCTGGCGGCGCCGGGCGCGCGCGTGTTGGGCGTTCATGCGGGCGGTGAGGCGGTGGCGGCCCGCATCGCCGGGCGGCTGGCGCTGGCGGGCCTGGAGGTGGCGACGGGGTGGAGCGTGCGGGTCCGCGGGCATCTGCCGACGTTCCAGGACGCGCGCCTGCACACGGAGTTCAACGGCGGCACGCTCACCGAAGCCGAGTGGGCGGCGCGGGTCACGGCGGACGGCCTGCCGTTCATGGAAGAGCGGTACGTCTGGCTGGCGCGTCTGCCCTGA
- the glmM gene encoding phosphoglucosamine mutase codes for MTERKYFGTDGVRAVAGEFPLTGAWVFKLGAAAGEVLKRDNARAKVVIGKDTRQSGDMLEAALAAGLTSRGVDVIHVGVLPTPGVSYLTRHLGADAGVVISASHNPYQDNGIKFFGRSGGKLSDALEAEIERAIDAVESLPPVTGVDLGGVTDYTEAERLYVQYLVTHAPDLAGVRIAMDCANGAAYRVGPKVFQAAGADLFAVFTNPDGRNINRDCGSTHLERLQGIVRSGDFDLGVAFDGDADRCLFVDRRGNVVHGDHLLLLNARARGERGVATTIMSNMALEVKLQQAGITLERTNVGDRYVHERLHERGLHLGGEQSGHMLFLDVSPTGDGVLTALLSLASMRTLGTTLDELYDDLEMFPQTLVNVRVQDKRAAVQAPDVQAAVRAAEERLAGRGRVNLRPSGTENLVRVMVEGPDAQEIHEVAQGIAALLQTNLARA; via the coding sequence ATGACGGAACGGAAGTATTTCGGCACGGACGGCGTGCGTGCCGTCGCCGGCGAGTTCCCGCTGACGGGCGCCTGGGTGTTCAAGCTCGGCGCGGCCGCCGGCGAGGTCCTCAAACGGGACAACGCCCGCGCGAAAGTCGTGATCGGCAAGGATACGCGCCAGAGCGGCGACATGCTTGAAGCGGCCCTCGCAGCGGGCCTCACCTCGCGCGGCGTGGACGTGATTCACGTGGGCGTGCTGCCCACGCCCGGCGTGAGCTACCTGACGCGCCACCTGGGTGCGGACGCGGGGGTCGTGATCAGCGCCAGCCACAACCCGTACCAGGACAACGGCATCAAGTTCTTCGGGCGGAGTGGCGGGAAGCTCAGCGACGCGCTCGAAGCGGAAATCGAGCGGGCCATCGACGCGGTGGAGTCGCTTCCGCCCGTGACCGGCGTGGACCTGGGCGGCGTCACGGATTACACCGAGGCGGAACGCCTGTACGTGCAGTACCTCGTGACGCACGCGCCGGACCTCGCGGGGGTACGCATCGCCATGGACTGCGCGAACGGCGCGGCGTACCGCGTCGGCCCGAAAGTCTTCCAGGCGGCCGGCGCGGACCTGTTCGCGGTGTTCACGAACCCTGACGGCCGCAACATCAACCGCGACTGCGGCAGCACGCACCTGGAGCGCCTGCAGGGCATCGTGCGGAGCGGCGATTTCGACCTGGGTGTCGCGTTCGACGGTGACGCGGACCGCTGCCTGTTCGTGGACCGGCGCGGCAACGTCGTGCACGGTGACCACCTGCTGCTCCTGAACGCGCGCGCGCGCGGCGAGCGGGGCGTCGCCACGACCATCATGAGCAACATGGCCCTGGAAGTGAAACTCCAGCAGGCCGGCATCACGCTCGAACGCACGAACGTCGGCGACCGCTACGTCCACGAGCGCCTGCACGAGCGCGGCCTGCACCTCGGCGGTGAGCAGAGTGGCCACATGCTGTTCCTCGACGTGTCGCCCACCGGCGACGGCGTCCTCACGGCCCTGCTGTCCCTGGCGTCCATGCGCACGCTCGGCACCACCCTGGATGAGCTGTACGACGACCTCGAGATGTTCCCGCAGACGCTCGTGAACGTCCGCGTGCAGGACAAGCGTGCGGCCGTGCAGGCCCCGGACGTGCAGGCCGCCGTGCGTGCCGCCGAGGAACGCCTCGCCGGGCGGGGCCGCGTGAACCTGCGCCCCAGCGGCACCGAGAACCTCGTGCGCGTCATGGTGGAAGGCCCGGACGCGCAGGAGATCCACGAGGTCGCGCAGGGCATCGCGGCGTTGCTGCAGACGAACCTCGCGCGCGCCTGA
- a CDS encoding replication-associated recombination protein A, with protein MTLFEPPAPLAERLRPRTIEEVVGQRHLLGPGRPLTRTLASGRLGSLILWGPPGVGKTTLARLLARAVDAHFIALSAVSAGVKDIREAVGEAERERGRGRRTLLFLDEIHRFNKAQQDALLPHVESGLLTLIGATTENPSFEVNPALRSRARTLVLEALTPEDIRGLLERALADERGLPGVTAQPEALDLLARLADGDARRALSTLEVASTLADPVTPEAITEAFGRHLPAMDKNGEDFYNLISALHKSVRGSHVDASLYWLARMVEGGADTGYVARRVVRMASEDIGLADPQALRLAIAARDAVEFLGSPEGDLALAQAVVYLALAPKSNSVYTAWGNVLRAVREGETLPVPVHLRNAPTALMRQQGYGKGYAYYFDDPEGSFEQAYLPDGVHLHLYAPTGEGWEARVRERWRKLQAAHGEALPDEPAAPSDADTPS; from the coding sequence ATGACGCTGTTCGAGCCGCCCGCCCCCCTGGCAGAGCGCCTGCGGCCCCGCACCATCGAGGAAGTCGTCGGGCAACGGCACCTGCTCGGGCCGGGGCGGCCGCTCACGCGCACGCTCGCGTCCGGTCGGCTGGGCAGCCTGATCCTGTGGGGCCCGCCGGGCGTGGGCAAGACCACGCTTGCGCGCCTGCTCGCCCGGGCGGTCGACGCGCACTTCATTGCGCTGAGTGCCGTGTCGGCCGGCGTGAAGGACATCCGCGAGGCGGTGGGGGAGGCGGAGCGCGAGCGTGGCCGGGGCCGACGCACCCTGCTGTTCCTGGATGAGATTCACCGGTTCAACAAGGCGCAGCAGGACGCGCTACTGCCGCACGTGGAGTCCGGCCTGCTCACGTTGATCGGCGCGACGACCGAGAACCCCAGTTTCGAGGTGAACCCGGCCTTGCGGTCCCGCGCGCGGACGCTGGTGCTCGAAGCGCTCACGCCCGAGGACATCCGCGGCCTGCTAGAGCGCGCCCTCGCGGACGAGCGCGGCCTGCCCGGCGTCACGGCGCAGCCCGAAGCGCTCGACCTGCTGGCGCGCCTCGCGGACGGTGACGCGCGGCGCGCACTGAGCACGCTGGAGGTGGCCAGCACCCTTGCGGACCCCGTCACGCCCGAGGCGATCACCGAGGCGTTCGGGCGGCACCTGCCCGCCATGGACAAGAACGGCGAGGACTTCTACAACCTGATCAGCGCGCTGCACAAGAGTGTGCGCGGCAGTCACGTGGACGCGTCGCTGTACTGGCTGGCGCGCATGGTCGAGGGCGGCGCGGACACCGGGTACGTGGCGCGGCGCGTGGTGCGTATGGCGTCCGAGGACATCGGCCTAGCGGACCCGCAGGCCCTGCGGCTCGCCATTGCCGCGCGCGACGCCGTAGAGTTCCTCGGCAGCCCGGAGGGGGACCTGGCGCTCGCGCAGGCGGTCGTGTACCTGGCGCTCGCGCCGAAAAGCAACAGCGTGTATACCGCGTGGGGGAACGTGCTCCGCGCCGTGCGTGAAGGGGAGACGCTGCCGGTACCCGTGCACCTCCGGAACGCTCCCACGGCGCTGATGCGTCAGCAAGGGTACGGGAAGGGATACGCGTACTACTTCGACGACCCGGAGGGGAGCTTCGAGCAGGCGTACCTGCCGGACGGCGTGCACCTGCACCTGTACGCCCCGACCGGCGAGGGCTGGGAGGCGCGCGTGCGCGAACGGTGGCGCAAACTCCAGGCGGCGCACGGCGAGGCGCTGCCCGACGAGCCCGCCGCGCCAAGCGACGCGGACACGCCAAGCTGA
- a CDS encoding bifunctional diguanylate cyclase/phosphodiesterase has product MSPGRARTWTTGVRSRVVLITAALLLAFLVLLGALLSAVIARWFDTYERDRARLNTERVLLAVRAEQNALDALSFDWGSWDDAYAYVRAPARHREFETENFSASALAGLHVNFIAYLGADGRLLVGRWIHGGLTTPALPDAVRRALPTLQRRGGATLIVTPAGALLLAQQPVYTSEGGGRAAGRVLIGRLIDPRALQHTTRLNVSLVLNAPAGAHPPVIRQPDGSLLSRATLTDVYGQPSVEVHVRLSGDVHEQGVMAARWTLAGLSVLALIFGGLGLAYLERTLFAPLSRYRRFVDDLDFQDTRARLNVGGHDELSALGAALNALLDRLAGERRADAARQLALEVIANGAPPQRIADAVAAAARARWPDAQVTLTGETPPPGQRPHPPAVIPDDERTLSVPVPGGRGALTIRWPTTPTRPEQARDAAADLAGLYGLALERVTLQTQLTHQATHDPLTGLPNRRHLLTLIEGALARADREGTGVAVLLLDLDRFKRLNDTLGHAAGDAFLRVIAERLRGVVRSSDHIARLGGDEFVIVLEGLSAPDQASVFTSRLLDVLRAPITLGEQQFVTTASVGISLFPQDARTPEELLRTADLAMYTAKHDGKNGHAAYAPSAHDAALHRLRLESALRAALQGDPDAGTLHLAYQPQVDFRTGRATAAEALLRWTHPTLGAVSPAAIIPVAEDSGLILPLGQWVLTHATQQAAAWHASGLPVRVAVNVSARQFAQADFPEVVQTALHGAGLPASALELEVTESLLMRDMAATSAHLRDLAALGVRVAVDDFGTGYSSLSYLHQLPIHALKVDQSFVRDLARTPQARGIVDTVITLARRLGLESVAEGVETPEQAALLRDLGATFAQGYLFARPTPHPETAFRTAFELHTAEPTAGP; this is encoded by the coding sequence GTGAGCCCAGGCCGAGCGCGCACATGGACCACCGGCGTTCGCAGCCGCGTGGTCCTCATCACGGCGGCGCTGCTGCTCGCCTTCCTGGTGCTGCTCGGCGCGCTGCTGTCCGCCGTCATCGCCCGCTGGTTCGACACCTACGAACGCGACCGCGCGCGCCTCAACACCGAACGCGTCCTGCTGGCTGTCCGCGCCGAGCAGAACGCCCTCGACGCGCTGAGCTTCGACTGGGGCAGCTGGGACGACGCGTACGCCTACGTCCGCGCGCCCGCCCGGCACCGGGAGTTCGAAACCGAGAACTTCAGCGCGTCCGCCCTGGCGGGCCTGCACGTGAACTTCATCGCGTACCTCGGCGCGGACGGACGCCTGCTCGTCGGCCGCTGGATCCACGGCGGCCTCACCACGCCCGCCCTGCCGGACGCCGTGCGCCGCGCGCTGCCCACCCTGCAGCGCCGCGGCGGCGCGACGCTGATCGTCACGCCGGCCGGGGCGCTGCTGCTCGCGCAGCAGCCGGTCTACACCAGCGAGGGCGGCGGCCGGGCCGCCGGCCGCGTCCTGATCGGGCGCCTCATTGACCCGCGCGCCCTGCAGCACACCACGCGCCTGAACGTCAGCCTCGTCCTGAACGCCCCAGCAGGCGCGCACCCGCCCGTAATACGCCAGCCGGACGGCAGCCTGCTCAGCCGCGCCACCCTCACGGACGTGTACGGCCAGCCGAGCGTCGAGGTGCACGTCCGCCTGTCCGGCGACGTGCACGAGCAGGGCGTCATGGCCGCCCGCTGGACCCTCGCAGGCCTGAGCGTCCTCGCGCTGATCTTCGGCGGGCTCGGCCTCGCGTACCTGGAACGCACGCTGTTCGCGCCGCTCAGCCGGTACCGCCGCTTCGTGGACGACCTGGACTTCCAGGACACCCGCGCGCGCCTGAACGTCGGCGGCCACGACGAGCTCAGCGCGCTCGGCGCGGCCCTCAACGCCCTGCTGGACCGCCTCGCCGGGGAGCGCCGCGCGGACGCCGCCCGGCAGCTCGCGCTGGAAGTCATCGCGAACGGCGCGCCGCCGCAGCGCATCGCGGACGCCGTCGCCGCCGCCGCCCGCGCCCGCTGGCCGGACGCGCAGGTCACCCTCACCGGCGAGACGCCCCCGCCCGGTCAGCGGCCGCACCCCCCCGCAGTCATCCCGGACGACGAGCGCACCCTGAGTGTCCCCGTGCCGGGCGGCCGGGGCGCCCTCACGATCCGCTGGCCCACCACGCCCACCCGCCCCGAACAGGCCCGCGACGCCGCCGCCGACCTCGCCGGCCTGTACGGCCTCGCGCTCGAACGCGTGACCCTGCAGACGCAGCTCACGCATCAGGCCACGCACGACCCCCTCACCGGCCTCCCGAACCGCCGGCACCTGCTCACGCTCATCGAGGGGGCGCTCGCACGCGCTGACCGCGAGGGCACGGGCGTCGCCGTGCTGCTCCTCGACCTGGACCGCTTCAAGCGCCTCAACGACACGCTCGGCCACGCGGCCGGCGACGCGTTCCTGCGCGTCATCGCCGAGCGCCTGCGCGGCGTCGTGCGCTCCAGCGACCACATCGCCCGTCTCGGCGGCGACGAATTCGTGATCGTCCTCGAAGGCCTCAGCGCGCCCGATCAGGCGAGCGTGTTCACCAGCCGCCTGCTCGACGTGCTGCGCGCGCCCATCACGCTCGGCGAGCAGCAGTTCGTGACGACCGCCAGCGTCGGCATCAGCCTGTTCCCGCAGGACGCCCGCACCCCCGAGGAGCTCCTGCGCACCGCCGACCTCGCCATGTACACCGCCAAGCACGACGGCAAGAACGGCCACGCCGCGTACGCCCCCAGCGCCCACGACGCCGCCCTGCACCGCCTGCGCCTCGAAAGTGCCCTGCGCGCCGCCCTGCAGGGGGACCCCGACGCCGGCACCCTCCACCTCGCGTACCAGCCGCAGGTGGACTTCCGCACGGGCCGCGCCACTGCCGCCGAGGCGCTGCTGCGCTGGACGCACCCGACCCTGGGCGCCGTGTCGCCCGCCGCGATCATTCCGGTCGCTGAGGACAGCGGCCTGATCCTGCCGCTCGGACAGTGGGTGCTCACGCACGCCACGCAGCAGGCCGCCGCGTGGCACGCCAGCGGCCTGCCCGTGCGCGTGGCCGTGAACGTCAGCGCCCGCCAGTTCGCCCAGGCGGACTTCCCGGAGGTCGTGCAGACCGCTCTGCACGGCGCGGGCCTGCCCGCCAGCGCCCTGGAACTCGAAGTGACCGAGTCGCTGCTGATGCGCGACATGGCGGCCACGAGCGCGCACCTGCGGGACCTCGCAGCGCTCGGCGTGCGCGTCGCCGTGGACGACTTCGGCACGGGGTACAGCAGCCTCAGCTACCTGCACCAGCTGCCCATTCACGCGCTGAAAGTCGACCAGTCGTTCGTGCGGGACCTCGCCCGCACCCCGCAGGCGCGCGGCATCGTGGACACCGTCATCACCCTCGCGCGGCGCCTGGGCCTGGAATCCGTCGCGGAAGGCGTCGAAACGCCTGAACAGGCCGCCCTCCTGCGGGACCTCGGCGCGACGTTCGCGCAGGGGTACCTGTTCGCGCGCCCCACACCGCACCCCGAAACGGCGTTCCGCACGGCGTTCGAACTGCACACCGCCGAGCCCACCGCCGGCCCCTGA
- a CDS encoding acyl-CoA thioesterase gives MTEHTTTLHVRYAETDAMGVAHHANYPVWFEVGRTDLMRALGLPYTEVEARGFYLMLSDLGVQYRRAARYDDALTLRTRVEEVRSRRLIFAYDLTRTEADGSVTLIAAGRTVHTPTDKQYRVASIPEDVLALLRG, from the coding sequence ATGACCGAGCACACCACCACCCTGCACGTTCGGTACGCCGAGACGGACGCGATGGGCGTGGCGCACCACGCGAACTACCCGGTGTGGTTCGAGGTGGGCCGCACGGACCTGATGCGCGCGCTGGGGTTGCCGTACACCGAGGTGGAGGCGCGCGGGTTCTACCTGATGCTCTCCGACCTGGGCGTGCAGTACCGCCGCGCGGCCCGGTACGATGACGCCCTGACGCTGCGCACGCGGGTGGAGGAGGTGCGCAGCCGCCGCCTGATCTTCGCGTATGACCTGACGCGCACCGAGGCGGACGGCAGCGTCACCCTGATCGCCGCGGGCCGCACGGTGCATACGCCGACCGACAAGCAGTACCGCGTCGCCAGCATTCCCGAGGACGTTCTCGCGCTGCTGCGCGGCTGA